A stretch of the Bacteroidota bacterium genome encodes the following:
- a CDS encoding transcriptional regulator has product MKNYIQYLNKAFENRIRLGIMSVLMVNDWVEFSTLKEMLDITDGNLASHISALEKIEYIQIKKQFVGKKPNTTYAVTKLGKKAFNEHLDALENLLKNRD; this is encoded by the coding sequence TTGAAAAATTATATACAGTATTTAAACAAAGCATTTGAAAATCGAATCCGATTAGGCATCATGTCGGTTTTGATGGTGAACGATTGGGTAGAGTTTAGCACATTAAAAGAAATGCTCGACATTACCGATGGGAACCTTGCATCGCATATCTCTGCATTGGAAAAAATTGAATACATCCAAATCAAAAAACAATTTGTGGGTAAAAAGCCAAATACAACCTATGCCGTTACAAAACTGGGAAAGAAAGCATTTAACGAACATTTGGATGCACTTGAAAATTTATTAAAAAACAGAGACTGA
- a CDS encoding tetratricopeptide repeat protein, which translates to MKILIPFLLLFFTTHSIGQNSYADSLILYANQTEGVKKAQVLEDISIEYRFADPYLSLTYGEKALAQARFCGDSVEVGNSFNCIGIANHIQGKYELALSFYLKALKEFEEKKEPKGVASTNLNIGIVYADRGMYDLSLKHYKQALKLYESGAGDKRSIANAINNIATIYSNLNKYSDALAYQYKALKIRNDLNDSSGIATSLMNIGNIYLGMNHAEKSLNYYLQSLEIERILGNDRNVALTLSNIGEVYFQLKDYKNAIKISEECIQISKKMDFKPQLKQAYQVLSESYKDLKQFEKALDYHELYANIKDSIFSEESASSIAEMQTKYDTEKKDAENHLLKQETEIKNLQLSKNKTWIIILFLGLALIAVSALLLFNRYQIKKKDNKELEQKNMEITFQKKEMTDSINYAKKIQNAILPSEQMVAEALTDRFVLYKPKDIVSGDFYWLEKKDDVVLFAAVDCTGHGVPGAMMSMLGLNLLSQAVNEKGLIQPAAILKHLDVGIYQSLRKTSEENAMKDGMDLSLCALNLKTHELQYSGAYNPVWIVKSGTNEMIEIKADKKPIGANSSGEEGVYKNHTIQLEKGDCIYLFTDGFADQFGGKKGKKFMYRPLKEILISVSQKSMQNQLNALSNALYSWQGDHDQVDDILIIGVRV; encoded by the coding sequence ATGAAAATACTAATTCCCTTTTTGCTGTTGTTTTTTACAACCCATTCAATCGGTCAAAATTCTTATGCCGACAGCTTGATTTTGTATGCAAATCAAACTGAAGGCGTTAAGAAAGCGCAGGTATTGGAAGATATTTCTATTGAATACCGATTTGCAGATCCATATTTGTCGTTGACCTACGGAGAAAAAGCATTGGCTCAGGCTCGTTTTTGTGGAGATAGTGTGGAAGTAGGTAATTCTTTTAACTGCATTGGTATTGCCAACCATATTCAAGGGAAGTATGAATTAGCACTTTCTTTTTATTTAAAAGCGTTGAAAGAGTTTGAAGAAAAAAAAGAACCTAAAGGTGTGGCCTCTACAAATTTGAATATTGGAATTGTTTATGCTGACAGAGGTATGTATGATTTGTCACTAAAACACTATAAACAAGCACTTAAATTGTATGAATCTGGTGCCGGTGATAAAAGGAGTATCGCCAATGCCATCAACAATATTGCTACCATTTATTCTAATTTAAATAAATACTCGGATGCACTTGCTTATCAGTACAAAGCGTTAAAGATTCGGAACGACTTAAACGATTCTTCCGGTATTGCGACTAGTTTAATGAATATTGGCAATATCTATTTAGGAATGAACCATGCAGAAAAATCGCTTAACTATTATTTGCAGAGTTTGGAGATAGAAAGGATTTTAGGAAATGACAGAAACGTTGCATTAACACTCAGCAATATTGGAGAAGTATATTTTCAATTAAAGGATTATAAAAATGCGATAAAAATTTCTGAGGAATGTATTCAGATTTCAAAAAAAATGGATTTTAAGCCACAGTTAAAACAGGCATATCAAGTTTTGTCCGAATCCTATAAAGACCTAAAGCAATTTGAGAAGGCGCTTGATTATCATGAATTGTATGCAAATATAAAGGATTCAATTTTTTCAGAAGAGTCGGCTTCCAGTATTGCTGAAATGCAAACGAAATATGATACAGAAAAGAAAGATGCTGAAAATCATTTGCTAAAACAAGAAACTGAAATTAAAAACTTACAATTAAGTAAAAATAAAACATGGATAATTATTCTTTTTTTAGGATTAGCGTTAATTGCTGTTTCGGCATTGCTTTTATTTAATCGATATCAGATCAAAAAGAAAGACAATAAAGAGTTGGAGCAAAAAAACATGGAAATTACATTTCAGAAAAAAGAAATGACCGATAGTATTAACTACGCTAAAAAAATCCAAAATGCAATATTGCCTTCAGAGCAAATGGTTGCCGAAGCATTGACGGATCGGTTTGTTTTATATAAGCCGAAAGATATAGTAAGCGGTGATTTTTATTGGTTAGAGAAAAAGGATGATGTGGTTTTGTTTGCAGCTGTAGATTGCACAGGTCATGGTGTACCTGGGGCGATGATGAGTATGCTGGGATTGAATTTGTTATCCCAAGCTGTTAATGAAAAAGGACTTATACAACCAGCGGCAATATTAAAACATTTGGATGTTGGAATTTATCAGTCGCTACGTAAAACTTCCGAGGAAAATGCGATGAAAGATGGAATGGACTTGTCCTTATGCGCATTGAATTTAAAAACCCATGAATTACAGTATTCAGGCGCTTATAACCCAGTTTGGATTGTAAAATCGGGCACAAATGAAATGATTGAAATAAAAGCGGATAAAAAACCAATTGGTGCCAATTCATCTGGAGAAGAAGGGGTTTATAAAAATCATACAATTCAATTAGAAAAAGGTGATTGCATTTACCTATTTACAGATGGCTTTGCGGATCAATTCGGAGGAAAGAAGGGGAAGAAATTTATGTACCGACCACTAAAAGAAATATTAATCTCCGTTTCTCAGAAGTCGATGCAGAATCAATTAAATGCACTCTCAAATGCTCTTTATTCCTGGCAAGGAGATCACGATCAAGTGGATGATATTCTGATTATTGGAGTGCGTGTATAA
- a CDS encoding DNA integrity scanning protein DisA nucleotide-binding domain protein yields the protein MSEQKTGAILILTKENDLKFYANTGDSIDAKVSVRMIESIFYKNSPLHDGAIIISNNIIVAARCVLPVTEHADFPAHLGMRHRAAVGITENTDAIAIVVSEQTGEISYSIAGELKHAVSHERLRELLEKEFN from the coding sequence ATGAGTGAACAAAAAACAGGTGCGATTCTTATTTTGACGAAAGAAAATGATTTAAAATTTTATGCCAATACAGGAGATTCGATCGATGCGAAAGTATCGGTGCGAATGATTGAAAGTATTTTTTATAAAAACTCCCCGCTGCATGACGGAGCCATTATCATTTCCAACAACATTATTGTGGCGGCACGCTGTGTATTGCCGGTAACGGAACATGCCGACTTCCCAGCACACTTGGGGATGCGCCACAGAGCTGCTGTTGGAATCACCGAAAACACTGATGCCATTGCAATTGTGGTATCCGAGCAAACAGGTGAAATTTCGTATTCGATTGCAGGAGAATTAAAACATGCCGTTTCGCATGAACGCTTGAGAGAGCTATTGGAAAAGGAATTTAACTAA
- a CDS encoding tetratricopeptide repeat protein, whose protein sequence is MKKIHFFVVTFIAVLAVSCGNDEAASKLEDAKIVDPKSHLLTSIAGIEKKMHSSPQIDNIIAGQALQLYFEYTTNYPTDPATPDYLFKSGEIATAIQQYPQAYSYYKTICEKHPSYKLIEESYFLQASVLDNYLNEDEKARKVYTQLINLFPNSKYVNDAKAAINNLGKSDEELIKEFQKKNGGK, encoded by the coding sequence ATGAAGAAAATTCATTTTTTTGTTGTTACATTTATTGCTGTTCTTGCTGTTTCTTGTGGCAATGATGAGGCTGCTTCAAAATTAGAAGATGCAAAAATTGTTGATCCAAAATCACACTTGTTGACGAGCATTGCCGGCATTGAGAAAAAAATGCACAGTTCTCCTCAGATTGATAATATTATTGCCGGGCAAGCTCTGCAGCTGTATTTTGAGTATACCACGAATTATCCAACGGATCCAGCTACTCCGGATTATTTATTTAAGTCGGGTGAAATAGCTACAGCCATTCAACAATATCCTCAGGCGTATAGTTATTATAAAACCATTTGTGAAAAACATCCATCCTATAAATTGATTGAGGAAAGCTATTTTTTGCAAGCATCCGTTTTGGATAATTATTTAAATGAGGATGAGAAGGCAAGAAAAGTCTATACCCAATTAATTAATTTGTTTCCGAATAGTAAGTATGTAAATGATGCAAAAGCAGCCATAAACAATTTGGGAAAATCGGATGAAGAGTTGATTAAAGAATTTCAGAAAAAAAACGGAGGAAAATAG
- a CDS encoding peptide deformylase — MILPIVAYGDPVLRKVGVEITKDYPGLDQLIKDMFETMHASSGVGIAAPQVGKAIRLFLVDTTPFVNGERDEDEEDEFTPEEREQLGNLSRAFINPVIVSEEGEEWSFNEGCLSIPKIREDVYRKPKILIKYVDEQFNPIEETFEGIAARVIQHEYDHIEGKLFTDRISPLRRRLLKGKLNDISKGKVSVTYKMRFPNK, encoded by the coding sequence ATGATTTTACCGATTGTAGCATACGGAGATCCTGTTTTACGAAAAGTAGGGGTAGAGATTACAAAAGACTATCCCGGATTGGATCAATTGATCAAAGATATGTTTGAAACCATGCATGCTTCTTCAGGCGTTGGTATTGCCGCTCCTCAAGTTGGCAAAGCCATCCGATTATTTTTGGTTGACACCACTCCCTTTGTGAATGGCGAGCGTGATGAAGATGAAGAGGATGAATTTACACCGGAGGAACGCGAACAATTAGGAAATCTTTCAAGAGCATTTATCAATCCGGTTATTGTTTCTGAAGAAGGTGAAGAATGGTCGTTTAACGAAGGGTGTTTGAGTATTCCTAAAATCCGTGAGGATGTGTATCGTAAACCGAAAATTCTTATCAAATATGTGGATGAGCAGTTTAACCCGATTGAAGAAACATTCGAAGGGATTGCTGCGAGAGTCATTCAACATGAATACGATCACATTGAAGGCAAATTATTCACTGATCGTATCAGTCCGCTTAGAAGAAGATTATTAAAAGGAAAATTGAATGATATTTCAAAAGGAAAAGTAAGTGTTACCTATAAGATGCGTTTCCCTAACAAATAA
- the ruvX gene encoding Holliday junction resolvase RuvX — MARLMAIDYGSKRVGIAVTDPLQIIATGLTTVHSQDVIEFLKTYIAKEAVECIVVGEPKRMNNEPSDSARFIDPFVVHLKRTFPEIKIERMDERFTSKMAFQTMIDSGLKKKARQNKELVDEISATIILQSYMNSVK; from the coding sequence ATGGCTAGGTTGATGGCAATTGATTACGGAAGTAAAAGAGTAGGGATTGCAGTAACAGATCCCTTGCAGATTATTGCTACCGGCTTAACAACCGTTCATTCACAGGATGTAATTGAATTTTTAAAAACATATATCGCTAAGGAAGCTGTAGAATGTATTGTTGTAGGCGAACCGAAACGAATGAACAACGAGCCATCGGATTCCGCACGATTTATTGACCCTTTTGTGGTCCATTTAAAACGTACGTTTCCTGAGATAAAAATAGAACGCATGGATGAACGATTTACATCTAAAATGGCGTTTCAAACTATGATTGACAGTGGCTTAAAAAAGAAAGCACGACAAAATAAGGAGTTGGTAGACGAGATTAGTGCTACCATTATTTTACAGAGCTATATGAATAGTGTAAAGTAA
- a CDS encoding 2,3,4,5-tetrahydropyridine-2,6-dicarboxylate N-succinyltransferase, with translation MMQTIIEAAWENRELLKEEKTQATIREVIELLDKGKLRVAEPKGNEWQVNEWIKKAVIMYFPIQKMETIEVGIFEYHDKMKLKTNYAELGIRVVPNAVARYGAYLAKGVIMMPSYVNIGAYVDSGTMVDTWATVGSCAQIGKDVHLSGGVGIGGVLEPVQAAPVIIEDGCFIGSRCIVVEGVHVQKEAVLGANVVLTKSTKIIDVTGTEPIEYKGFVPTRSVVIPGSYTKKFPAGDYQVPCAIIIGTRKESTDLKTSLNNALREYDVAV, from the coding sequence ATGATGCAAACTATTATTGAAGCTGCTTGGGAAAACCGAGAATTATTAAAGGAAGAAAAAACTCAAGCCACCATTCGCGAAGTGATCGAACTACTTGACAAAGGCAAACTACGTGTGGCTGAGCCCAAAGGAAACGAGTGGCAAGTAAACGAATGGATTAAAAAAGCAGTGATTATGTATTTCCCGATTCAAAAAATGGAAACCATTGAAGTAGGCATCTTCGAATACCATGATAAAATGAAATTAAAAACCAATTATGCCGAATTGGGCATTCGTGTGGTTCCCAATGCTGTTGCCCGTTACGGAGCATATTTGGCGAAAGGCGTTATTATGATGCCAAGTTATGTGAACATTGGTGCTTACGTTGATAGCGGAACCATGGTGGATACTTGGGCAACCGTTGGCTCTTGTGCACAAATCGGAAAAGATGTGCATTTGAGTGGTGGTGTTGGTATTGGTGGTGTGTTGGAACCTGTTCAGGCAGCACCTGTAATTATCGAAGACGGATGTTTTATCGGTTCGCGATGCATTGTTGTTGAAGGTGTACACGTTCAAAAAGAAGCTGTTCTTGGCGCCAATGTGGTATTGACAAAATCCACAAAAATTATTGATGTTACCGGAACCGAACCCATAGAATACAAAGGCTTTGTTCCTACTCGTTCGGTGGTGATTCCTGGTTCATACACTAAAAAATTTCCTGCCGGAGATTATCAAGTGCCCTGTGCAATTATCATTGGAACGCGCAAAGAAAGTACCGATTTAAAAACATCGCTGAACAATGCGTTGAGAGAATATGATGTAGCTGTATAA
- a CDS encoding glycosyltransferase family 9 protein, protein MQKFLIIQTAFIGDVILATAVAEKLHLRFPDAQIDFLLRKGNEALLANHPFIKTVIVWDKKQGKLKNLFAITKQVRASQYDHIINLHRFASSGIIAGFSGAKEIVGFDKNPLSFLFTKKIKHEIGNRKHEVERNQQLIEHLTDIQPALPKLYPTPSNFETIKNYQNTAYVCLAPTSVWFTKQYPKERWIELCDQLPNDLTIYLLGAPSDASACEAIKLSSKNTNISNLSGKLNFLESAALMQGAAMNYVNDSAPMHIASAMNAKTTAIYCSTVPAFGFGPLADNAQIVETKLALDCRPCGLHGHKACPKGHFKCGFSIETSELLKTLS, encoded by the coding sequence TTGCAAAAATTTTTAATCATACAAACTGCCTTTATTGGTGATGTGATTTTAGCAACTGCTGTGGCTGAAAAATTACATCTTCGTTTTCCGGATGCGCAGATTGATTTTCTCTTGCGCAAAGGAAATGAAGCATTGCTGGCCAATCACCCGTTTATTAAAACGGTAATTGTATGGGATAAAAAACAAGGGAAACTTAAAAACCTTTTTGCGATTACCAAACAGGTACGTGCCAGCCAATACGACCACATCATTAACCTGCACCGTTTTGCCAGCTCCGGAATCATTGCAGGATTTTCCGGTGCAAAGGAAATAGTAGGATTCGACAAAAACCCACTCTCTTTTCTATTTACGAAAAAGATAAAACATGAAATCGGAAACCGTAAACATGAAGTGGAACGCAATCAACAATTGATTGAACATTTAACAGATATTCAACCGGCATTGCCAAAATTGTATCCGACTCCATCGAATTTTGAAACGATAAAGAACTACCAAAACACAGCTTACGTTTGCCTCGCTCCTACTTCGGTTTGGTTCACCAAACAATATCCAAAAGAAAGATGGATTGAATTGTGCGACCAATTACCTAACGACTTAACGATTTATTTACTTGGCGCACCAAGTGATGCAAGTGCTTGCGAAGCAATCAAGTTAAGTTCAAAAAACACAAACATCAGTAACCTTTCAGGTAAATTAAATTTCCTCGAATCGGCTGCATTGATGCAAGGTGCCGCCATGAATTATGTGAACGATTCAGCTCCTATGCACATTGCTTCTGCCATGAATGCAAAAACTACTGCCATTTATTGCTCTACCGTTCCTGCTTTCGGATTCGGTCCGCTGGCCGACAACGCTCAAATCGTTGAAACAAAACTGGCCTTGGACTGCCGCCCTTGCGGTTTACACGGACACAAAGCCTGCCCCAAAGGCCATTTTAAGTGCGGTTTTTCGATCGAAACGAGTGAGTTGTTGAAAACATTATCTTAA
- a CDS encoding threonylcarbamoyl-AMP synthase translates to MEEEIKNALAVLHKGGTILYPTDTVWGIGCDARNKEAVNKIFKIKQRAEYKSMVVLVSDEKMINRYVKEVPAIAWDLIETAEEPLTIIYPDGRMLAENIIAADGSVGIRIVKDEFCKNLIHKFGKPIVSTSANVSGEPSPNSFNDIKLDIMNKVDYIVNLRQKETNNTKPSTIIKVAMNGEIKIIRK, encoded by the coding sequence ATGGAAGAAGAAATAAAAAACGCATTAGCTGTATTACACAAAGGTGGAACGATTCTCTATCCTACCGATACCGTTTGGGGAATCGGTTGTGATGCGCGCAACAAAGAAGCGGTAAATAAAATTTTCAAAATAAAACAACGTGCTGAATACAAAAGCATGGTGGTGTTAGTTTCCGATGAAAAAATGATTAACCGCTATGTGAAAGAAGTTCCAGCCATTGCCTGGGATTTAATTGAAACAGCGGAAGAACCCTTAACTATCATTTATCCGGATGGAAGAATGTTGGCTGAAAATATTATTGCAGCAGATGGTAGCGTAGGTATTCGTATTGTAAAAGATGAATTTTGTAAAAACCTCATTCATAAATTCGGGAAACCCATCGTCTCTACTTCCGCGAATGTCAGCGGTGAACCTTCTCCTAACTCTTTCAATGATATTAAATTGGATATCATGAACAAAGTAGATTATATCGTGAACCTGCGACAAAAAGAAACCAACAACACAAAACCATCGACCATCATTAAAGTGGCGATGAATGGTGAGATAAAGATAATTAGGAAGTAA
- a CDS encoding HD domain-containing protein, giving the protein MKTQLTHPIFKIISEAADEMNLSAYVIGGWVRDLHLNRPCKDIDVVAIGPEDAERKIGIELAQAVAKKLGNKFHVNVYKNFGTAQIVYEDYDIEFVGARKESYRSESRNPIVENGTLEDDQNRRDFTINALAISLNSKTYGDLLDPFDGLKDMEAKIIRTPLNPDITYSDDPLRMMRAIRFATQLNYTIEEKSLVSISKNKERIKIISKERITDELNKIILAKTPSIGFKILFDTGLLHFIFPEMVALQGVEIRNGKGHKDNFYHTLEVLDNICKTTDDLWLRWAAILHDIAKPPTKRFEPEHGWTFHGHEDKGSRMVPKIFEKLKLPLNEKMKYVQKLVLLHLRPIVLAKSDITDSAVRRLLFEAGDDIDDLMKLCEADITSKNEYKVQKYMKNFEVVRQKLKEVEEKDNVRNWQPPISGEDIMKTFNIPAGKEVGIIKLAIREAILDGLIKNDIEEATAFMIAEGAKLGLKVQS; this is encoded by the coding sequence GTGAAAACCCAATTAACCCATCCTATTTTTAAAATCATTTCAGAAGCAGCCGATGAAATGAATCTTTCCGCATACGTGATTGGTGGCTGGGTTAGGGATTTGCATCTCAACCGTCCCTGCAAAGACATTGATGTGGTTGCTATCGGACCGGAAGATGCGGAACGCAAAATCGGAATTGAATTAGCCCAGGCAGTTGCAAAAAAACTCGGCAATAAATTTCATGTGAACGTTTACAAAAATTTTGGCACCGCGCAAATTGTGTATGAAGATTACGACATAGAATTTGTTGGCGCAAGAAAAGAATCCTATCGCTCCGAAAGTCGTAACCCGATTGTTGAAAACGGAACACTCGAAGATGATCAAAACCGCAGAGACTTTACAATCAATGCACTCGCTATATCGTTGAATTCAAAAACGTATGGTGACCTGTTGGATCCGTTTGACGGCCTGAAAGACATGGAAGCGAAAATCATCCGTACTCCGCTAAACCCGGACATCACCTACTCAGATGATCCGTTACGCATGATGCGCGCCATTCGTTTCGCTACGCAATTAAATTATACGATTGAAGAAAAATCATTGGTGAGTATTTCGAAAAATAAAGAACGTATCAAGATCATTTCGAAAGAACGCATCACCGATGAACTCAACAAAATTATTCTTGCCAAAACACCGTCCATCGGTTTTAAAATTTTGTTTGACACCGGACTCTTACATTTCATTTTTCCTGAAATGGTAGCTTTGCAAGGCGTAGAAATTCGCAACGGCAAAGGACATAAAGATAATTTTTATCATACGCTGGAAGTGTTGGATAATATTTGCAAAACAACAGACGACCTTTGGTTGCGTTGGGCTGCCATTTTGCACGACATCGCCAAACCTCCTACCAAACGCTTCGAACCGGAGCATGGCTGGACGTTTCATGGACATGAAGACAAAGGTTCACGGATGGTTCCGAAGATCTTTGAAAAACTGAAGTTGCCGCTAAACGAAAAAATGAAGTATGTGCAAAAATTAGTTTTGCTCCACCTTCGCCCGATTGTATTAGCAAAAAGTGATATTACCGACAGTGCTGTGCGCAGATTATTGTTTGAAGCCGGTGATGATATTGACGATTTAATGAAATTATGTGAAGCAGATATCACTTCTAAAAACGAATACAAAGTTCAGAAATACATGAAGAACTTTGAGGTCGTTCGACAAAAATTAAAAGAAGTAGAAGAGAAAGACAATGTTCGCAACTGGCAACCACCCATCAGTGGAGAAGATATCATGAAAACATTTAATATTCCTGCCGGCAAAGAAGTTGGGATTATCAAATTAGCCATACGAGAAGCGATTTTAGATGGTCTCATCAAAAATGACATCGAGGAAGCAACCGCCTTTATGATTGCTGAAGGAGCAAAACTCGGTTTGAAGGTCCAAAGTTAG
- the miaA gene encoding tRNA (adenosine(37)-N6)-dimethylallyltransferase MiaA → MPTKSLIVLVGPTAIGKTAASIHIAEAFHCPIVSADSRQFFKEMSIGTAKPTAEEMQGIPHYLIDSHSISDDYNVGKYEVETIALLDKLFKSNDTVILVGGSGLYIDAICKGFDELPEADAEVRTKINTLLEEKGIEALQQLLKELDPDYYAKVDLQNPQRMSRALEVCLTTGTPYSALRKGNIKKRDFNIIKIGLNTEREVLYERINKRVDSMMQHGLLDEVKKLHPKKHLNALQTVGYSELFDYLDNKTDLNTAVDAIKQNTRKFAKRQLTWFRRDTDIKWFEPNQSEEIIKFIRNTLKKS, encoded by the coding sequence ATGCCTACTAAATCGCTTATTGTACTTGTTGGTCCGACTGCCATTGGCAAGACTGCCGCTAGTATCCATATTGCCGAAGCATTCCATTGCCCGATTGTTTCTGCCGACTCCCGACAATTTTTCAAAGAAATGAGCATCGGTACCGCCAAACCTACGGCTGAAGAAATGCAAGGCATTCCGCATTATCTCATCGATTCTCATTCCATTTCCGATGATTACAACGTTGGAAAATATGAAGTAGAAACCATCGCACTCCTCGATAAACTTTTCAAATCAAATGATACCGTAATTTTAGTAGGTGGCTCCGGACTCTATATTGACGCCATTTGTAAAGGCTTTGATGAATTGCCCGAAGCAGATGCTGAAGTCAGAACGAAAATCAATACGCTGCTGGAAGAAAAAGGTATTGAAGCCTTGCAACAACTTTTAAAAGAACTCGATCCTGACTATTACGCAAAAGTAGATTTGCAAAATCCGCAACGGATGAGTCGTGCACTCGAAGTTTGTTTAACCACCGGCACACCCTACTCTGCTTTGCGAAAAGGAAACATCAAAAAACGTGATTTCAATATCATCAAAATCGGATTGAATACAGAGAGGGAAGTTTTATACGAACGCATCAACAAACGTGTGGATAGCATGATGCAACATGGACTGTTGGATGAGGTAAAAAAGCTACATCCAAAGAAACACTTGAATGCATTACAAACAGTTGGTTATAGCGAGCTGTTTGATTATCTCGACAACAAAACCGATTTAAACACAGCTGTGGATGCCATCAAACAGAACACCCGTAAATTTGCAAAGCGGCAATTAACGTGGTTCCGCAGAGACACAGACATCAAGTGGTTCGAGCCGAACCAATCAGAAGAAATCATAAAATTTATTCGTAACACACTAAAAAAATCTTAA
- a CDS encoding MFS transporter, with protein sequence MLTTLKQYTTINKTLLNLVTVEFFVQLVNVLFIAILPLYMKSEGYSDSEYAHFTSYRYFGMLALALFLGMYIKGRKILPLIYISSFCVPFFALLIIIGVHLHSTPLLLISHLLWGTAYTFIQIPILPYIMRNAPKEQQTRAITFNFATWSLATILGSFLVAVFNGISPEIFTERNLLYGISLLSFAGVYFAMKMDKNEHVPILKEKSRTNLKHYDWIIIMKALVPTAIIATGAGFTIPFMSLFFSNVHNMSTATFSALNMTTAIAVTIVAIYIPRIKEKYGYHKAIPTTQSFAIVALIIMATTQYYSQYSFAITIAAVFYLLRQPLMSAAVPMTSEITMKYVGENNREMVSALTSAIWSGTAYFAAVGFGILRHLEVEYVNIFWITSGMYSIGVVLYVMLIRDYNLREKEGLITH encoded by the coding sequence ATGTTAACCACACTCAAACAATACACCACCATCAACAAAACGCTCCTCAACCTGGTAACGGTGGAGTTCTTTGTGCAATTGGTAAACGTATTGTTCATCGCCATTCTCCCACTCTACATGAAATCCGAAGGGTATAGCGATTCCGAATATGCACACTTTACTTCGTACCGTTATTTCGGTATGTTGGCCTTAGCCTTGTTTTTAGGAATGTATATCAAAGGCAGAAAAATATTACCCCTCATTTATATTTCTTCCTTTTGCGTTCCGTTTTTTGCCCTACTCATCATCATTGGTGTGCACCTTCATTCCACTCCACTCCTACTCATTTCTCATTTGTTATGGGGAACAGCGTATACCTTTATTCAAATTCCGATTTTACCATACATCATGCGCAATGCACCCAAGGAACAACAAACCAGAGCCATCACCTTCAACTTCGCAACCTGGAGCTTGGCAACGATTTTAGGGAGTTTTTTAGTTGCGGTATTCAATGGCATTAGTCCGGAGATTTTTACGGAGCGGAATTTATTGTATGGTATTTCCCTCTTGAGTTTTGCAGGCGTTTATTTTGCGATGAAAATGGACAAGAACGAACATGTTCCCATACTCAAAGAAAAAAGCAGAACCAATTTAAAACATTACGATTGGATCATCATCATGAAAGCCCTTGTTCCAACCGCCATTATTGCAACCGGAGCAGGCTTCACGATTCCGTTCATGAGTTTATTTTTCTCCAATGTACACAACATGAGTACAGCAACATTTTCGGCATTGAACATGACCACTGCGATTGCAGTTACCATTGTTGCAATTTATATTCCTCGTATAAAAGAAAAATACGGTTATCACAAAGCCATACCAACCACACAATCGTTTGCCATTGTTGCATTGATCATTATGGCCACCACACAATATTACAGTCAATATAGTTTTGCCATCACCATTGCAGCGGTCTTTTATTTGTTGCGTCAACCGTTAATGAGTGCAGCAGTTCCCATGACTTCCGAAATTACTATGAAGTATGTAGGAGAAAACAACCGTGAAATGGTGAGTGCATTAACATCTGCCATCTGGTCCGGTACCGCTTATTTCGCGGCAGTAGGATTTGGAATTTTACGCCACCTGGAAGTTGAATACGTCAACATCTTTTGGATTACTTCAGGAATGTATAGCATTGGTGTTGTATTGTATGTTATGCTAATTAGAGATTATAATTTGAGAGAAAAAGAAGGGTTGATTACCCATTAA